Proteins from one Ipomoea triloba cultivar NCNSP0323 chromosome 1, ASM357664v1 genomic window:
- the LOC116025873 gene encoding 3beta-hydroxysteroid-dehydrogenase/decarboxylase-like, translated as MTLYMFLFTNLEEFLKNKVLWHRSLFYLRVTVYYIATVAEVLLLRDEKITFAHFLLWFLIYYWFFLYGRTFVSSLAILLLLIATMLCGYSVLPPVVYGITVPRISWSCFEISEVDMRICVTTIGNMWNRMNHGRRLLAQGEDWCTFLKVAGLLYCLKLIVSLSLTAILWRSPSPGVLSFLHL; from the exons ATGACTTTGTACATGTTCTTGTTTACGAATTTGGAGGAATTCTTAAAGAATAAGGTTCTGTGGCATCGGTCTTTGTTTTACCTGAGAGTAACTGTATATTACATTGCTACAGTTGCAGAAGTTTTGCTTTTGAGAGATGAGAAGATTACATTCGCTCATTTTCTGCTATGGTTTTTGATATATTACTGGTTTTTCCTGTATGGAAGAACTTTTGTTTCATCTCTTGCCATTCTTTTGCTGCTAATTGCTACGATGCTTTGTGGATACAGCGTTCTGCCACCAGTCGT ATATGGGATCACTGTTCCAAGAATATCGTGGTCTTGTTTTGAGATTTCAGAAGTGGATATGAGAATATGTGTCACAACAATAGGCAATATGTGGAATAGAATGAATCACGGAAGAAGGTTGCTGGCCCAAGGAGAAGACTGGTGTACGTTTCTGAAG GTGGCAGGGCTTCTGTACTGTTTGAAGCTGATTGTTTCACTTTCATTGACTGCTATCCTTTGGCGTAG CCCTAGTCCTGGTGTTCTCAGTTTTCTTCATTTATGA
- the LOC116025833 gene encoding uncharacterized protein LOC116025833 isoform X1 produces MNGKQISGEQIRVDYLRSHPARREQGLDFAREGQFPYRNTLHTQDYVTAYSEPTHAGSKRPHAMKNSFLTVLQNIKGTEDLAIKKHDLAMKRLKDRHNHLLQKKMEKSCASITDALTLLTEASAAVKLLHTDLNMIAEETKSALNLLCALLPPVDSGLNLSADPSVPLADSESKMKSNESSSDPSPDPAPAPAPAAKNEKTHPPTNAEEELRPSLNSLMNKHNDAVKLLDNMSEMDQTQDKRAEKISAVIERISTLIWSLIEVQESLEYGLLD; encoded by the exons ATGAATGGGAAGCAGATCAGTGGAGAACAGATTCGTGTGGATTATCTCAGGTCACATCCTGCAAGAAGG GAGCAAGGTCTTGACTTTGCAAGGGAGGGACAATTTCCTTATAGGAATACTTTGCATACACAAGATTATGTGACAGCTTACTCTGAGCCTACACATGCAGGGTCCAAAAGGCCACAC GCCATGAAGAACAGTTTCTTAACAGTGTTGCAAAACATTAAGGGTACTGAGGACTTGGCAATCAAGAAGCACGACCTTGCCATGAAGCGCCTAAAAGATAGGCACAACCACCTGCTGcagaagaaaatggagaagagTTGTGCATCAATTACTGATGCATTGACTTTGCTTACTGAAGCCAGCGCCGCTGTGAAATTGCTTCATACGGATTTGAATATg ATTGCTGAAGAAACCAAATCAGCATTGAATTTGCTCTGTGCTTTGCTACCTCCGGTGGATTCTGGGTTGAACTTGTCGGCTGACCCTAGTGTTCCTCTTGCTGACTCTGAATCCAAGATGAAATCTAACGAGTCTTCTTCTGACCCTTCTCCTGACCCTGCCCCTGCCCCTGCCCCTGCTGCGAAGAATGAGAAGACCCACCCTCCCACCAATGCTGAGGAGGAGCTCCGACCTTCGCTAAATTCCTTAATGAACAAGCATAATGACGCTGTCAAACTTCTTGATAATATGTCTGAGATGGACCAGACACAGGATAAAAGGGCTGAAAAGATATCAGCAGTTATAGAGAGAATTTCCACACTTATATGGAGCTTGATCGAGGTGCAGGAAAGCCTTGAATACGGACTACTTGACTGA
- the LOC116025833 gene encoding uncharacterized protein LOC116025833 isoform X3, translated as MDDKSSGHGGGLLPPSGRSSVFSPPSSNINAMKNSFLTVLQNIKGTEDLAIKKHDLAMKRLKDRHNHLLQKKMEKSCASITDALTLLTEASAAVKLLHTDLNMIAEETKSALNLLCALLPPVDSGLNLSADPSVPLADSESKMKSNESSSDPSPDPAPAPAPAAKNEKTHPPTNAEEELRPSLNSLMNKHNDAVKLLDNMSEMDQTQDKRAEKISAVIERISTLIWSLIEVQESLEYGLLD; from the exons ATGGATGATAAATCTTCAGGCCATGGAGGGGGTTTGTTGCCTCCATCAGGGAGATCTTCGGTGTTCTCACCACCTTCTAGTAATATCAAT GCCATGAAGAACAGTTTCTTAACAGTGTTGCAAAACATTAAGGGTACTGAGGACTTGGCAATCAAGAAGCACGACCTTGCCATGAAGCGCCTAAAAGATAGGCACAACCACCTGCTGcagaagaaaatggagaagagTTGTGCATCAATTACTGATGCATTGACTTTGCTTACTGAAGCCAGCGCCGCTGTGAAATTGCTTCATACGGATTTGAATATg ATTGCTGAAGAAACCAAATCAGCATTGAATTTGCTCTGTGCTTTGCTACCTCCGGTGGATTCTGGGTTGAACTTGTCGGCTGACCCTAGTGTTCCTCTTGCTGACTCTGAATCCAAGATGAAATCTAACGAGTCTTCTTCTGACCCTTCTCCTGACCCTGCCCCTGCCCCTGCCCCTGCTGCGAAGAATGAGAAGACCCACCCTCCCACCAATGCTGAGGAGGAGCTCCGACCTTCGCTAAATTCCTTAATGAACAAGCATAATGACGCTGTCAAACTTCTTGATAATATGTCTGAGATGGACCAGACACAGGATAAAAGGGCTGAAAAGATATCAGCAGTTATAGAGAGAATTTCCACACTTATATGGAGCTTGATCGAGGTGCAGGAAAGCCTTGAATACGGACTACTTGACTGA
- the LOC116025833 gene encoding uncharacterized protein LOC116025833 isoform X2: MDDKSSGHGGGLLPPSGRSSVFSPPSSNINAMKNSFLTVLQNIKGTEDLAIKKHDLAMKRLKDRHNHLLQKKMEKSCASITDALTLLTEASAAVKLLHTDLNMIAEETKSALNLLCALLPPVDSGLNLSADPSVPLADSESKMKSNESSSDPSPDPAPAPAPAAKNEKTHPPTNAEEELRPSLNSLMNKHNDAVKLLDNMSEMDQTQDKRAEKISAVIERISTLIWSLIEVQESLEYGLLD, encoded by the exons ATGGATGATAAATCTTCAGGCCATGGAGGGGGTTTGTTGCCTCCATCAGGGAG ATCTTCGGTGTTCTCACCACCTTCTAGTAATATCAAT GCCATGAAGAACAGTTTCTTAACAGTGTTGCAAAACATTAAGGGTACTGAGGACTTGGCAATCAAGAAGCACGACCTTGCCATGAAGCGCCTAAAAGATAGGCACAACCACCTGCTGcagaagaaaatggagaagagTTGTGCATCAATTACTGATGCATTGACTTTGCTTACTGAAGCCAGCGCCGCTGTGAAATTGCTTCATACGGATTTGAATATg ATTGCTGAAGAAACCAAATCAGCATTGAATTTGCTCTGTGCTTTGCTACCTCCGGTGGATTCTGGGTTGAACTTGTCGGCTGACCCTAGTGTTCCTCTTGCTGACTCTGAATCCAAGATGAAATCTAACGAGTCTTCTTCTGACCCTTCTCCTGACCCTGCCCCTGCCCCTGCCCCTGCTGCGAAGAATGAGAAGACCCACCCTCCCACCAATGCTGAGGAGGAGCTCCGACCTTCGCTAAATTCCTTAATGAACAAGCATAATGACGCTGTCAAACTTCTTGATAATATGTCTGAGATGGACCAGACACAGGATAAAAGGGCTGAAAAGATATCAGCAGTTATAGAGAGAATTTCCACACTTATATGGAGCTTGATCGAGGTGCAGGAAAGCCTTGAATACGGACTACTTGACTGA
- the LOC116025833 gene encoding uncharacterized protein LOC116025833 isoform X4 has product MDDKSSGHGGGLLPPSGRSSVFSPPCSNINAMKNSFLTELQNIKCTEDMAIKLHDLAMKRLKDRHNHLLQKKMEKSCASITDALTLLTEASAAVKLLHTDLNMIAEETKSALNLLCALLPPVDSGLNLSADPSVPLADSESKMKSNESSSDPSPDPAPAPAPAAKNEKTHPPTNAEEELRPSLNSLMNKHNDAVKLLDNMSEMDQTQDKRAEKISAVIERISTLIWSLIEVQESLEYGLLD; this is encoded by the exons ATGGATGATAAATCTTCAGGCCATGGAGGGGGTTTGTTGCCTCCATCAGGGAGATCTTCGGTGTTCTCACCACCTTGTAGTAATATCAAT GCCATGAAGAACAGTTTCTTAACAGAGTTGCAAAACATTAAGTGTACTGAGGACATGGCAATCAAGTTGCACGAC CTTGCCATGAAGCGCCTAAAAGATAGGCACAACCACCTGCTGcagaagaaaatggagaagagTTGTGCATCAATTACTGATGCATTGACTTTGCTTACTGAAGCCAGCGCCGCTGTGAAATTGCTTCATACGGATTTGAATATg ATTGCTGAAGAAACCAAATCAGCATTGAATTTGCTCTGTGCTTTGCTACCTCCGGTGGATTCTGGGTTGAACTTGTCGGCTGACCCTAGTGTTCCTCTTGCTGACTCTGAATCCAAGATGAAATCTAACGAGTCTTCTTCTGACCCTTCTCCTGACCCTGCCCCTGCCCCTGCCCCTGCTGCGAAGAATGAGAAGACCCACCCTCCCACCAATGCTGAGGAGGAGCTCCGACCTTCGCTAAATTCCTTAATGAACAAGCATAATGACGCTGTCAAACTTCTTGATAATATGTCTGAGATGGACCAGACACAGGATAAAAGGGCTGAAAAGATATCAGCAGTTATAGAGAGAATTTCCACACTTATATGGAGCTTGATCGAGGTGCAGGAAAGCCTTGAATACGGACTACTTGACTGA
- the LOC116025859 gene encoding 3beta-hydroxysteroid-dehydrogenase/decarboxylase-like isoform X1: MTLYMFLFTNLEEFLKNKVLWHRSLFYLRVTVYYIATVAEVLLWRDEKITFAHFLLWFLIYYWFFLYGRTFVSSLAILLLLIATMLCGYSVLPPVVYGITVPRISWSCFEISEVDMRICVTTIGNMWNRMNHGRRLLAQGEDWCTFLKVAGLLYCLKLIVSLSLTAILGVGINAALVLVFSVFFIYEQYEEEVDGVAKVLFSCGMSALSFLSRNSPMPLASILSNFEMSLKRKDLD, encoded by the exons ATGACTTTGTACATGTTCTTGTTTACGAATTTGGAAGAATTCTTAAAGAATAAGGTTCTGTGGCATCGGTCTTTGTTTTACCTGAGAGTAACTGTATATTACATTGCTACAGTTGCAGAAGTTTTGCTTTGGAGAGATGAGAAGATTACATTCGCTCATTTTCTGCTATGGTTTTTGATATATTACTGGTTTTTCCTGTATGGAAGAACTTTTGTTTCATCTCTTGCCATTCTTTTGCTGCTAATTGCTACGATGCTTTGTGGATACAGCGTTCTGCCACCAGTCGT ATATGGGATCACTGTTCCAAGAATATCGTGGTCTTGTTTTGAGATTTCAGAAGTGGATATGAGAATATGTGTCACAACAATAGGCAATATGTGGAATAGAATGAATCACGGAAGAAGGTTGCTGGCCCAAGGAGAAGACTGGTGTACGTTTCTGAAG GTGGCAGGGCTGCTGTACTGTTTGAAGCTGATTGTTTCACTTTCATTGACTGCTATCCTTGGCGTAG GTATAAATGCAGCCCTAGTCCTGGTGTTCTCAGTTTTCTTCATTTATGAACAATACGAGGAGGAAGTTGATGGGGTGGCCAAGGTTTTATTCAGCTGTGGAATGAGTGCCCTTTCATTTTTGTCAAGGAACTCGCCCATGCCCTTGGCCTCGATCCTCTCCAACTTTGAAATGTCTCTCAAGAGAAAGGATTTAGACTAA
- the LOC116025859 gene encoding 3beta-hydroxysteroid-dehydrogenase/decarboxylase-like isoform X2, with protein sequence MTLYMFLFTNLEEFLKNKVLWHRSLFYLRVTVYYIATVAEVLLWRDEKITFAHFLLWFLIYYWFFLYGRTFVSSLAILLLLIATMLCGYSVLPPVVYGITVPRISWSCFEISEVDMRICVTTIGNMWNRMNHGRRLLAQGEDWCTFLKVAGLLYCLKLIVSLSLTAILGVALVLVFSVFFIYEQYEEEVDGVAKVLFSCGMSALSFLSRNSPMPLASILSNFEMSLKRKDLD encoded by the exons ATGACTTTGTACATGTTCTTGTTTACGAATTTGGAAGAATTCTTAAAGAATAAGGTTCTGTGGCATCGGTCTTTGTTTTACCTGAGAGTAACTGTATATTACATTGCTACAGTTGCAGAAGTTTTGCTTTGGAGAGATGAGAAGATTACATTCGCTCATTTTCTGCTATGGTTTTTGATATATTACTGGTTTTTCCTGTATGGAAGAACTTTTGTTTCATCTCTTGCCATTCTTTTGCTGCTAATTGCTACGATGCTTTGTGGATACAGCGTTCTGCCACCAGTCGT ATATGGGATCACTGTTCCAAGAATATCGTGGTCTTGTTTTGAGATTTCAGAAGTGGATATGAGAATATGTGTCACAACAATAGGCAATATGTGGAATAGAATGAATCACGGAAGAAGGTTGCTGGCCCAAGGAGAAGACTGGTGTACGTTTCTGAAG GTGGCAGGGCTGCTGTACTGTTTGAAGCTGATTGTTTCACTTTCATTGACTGCTATCCTTGGCGTAG CCCTAGTCCTGGTGTTCTCAGTTTTCTTCATTTATGAACAATACGAGGAGGAAGTTGATGGGGTGGCCAAGGTTTTATTCAGCTGTGGAATGAGTGCCCTTTCATTTTTGTCAAGGAACTCGCCCATGCCCTTGGCCTCGATCCTCTCCAACTTTGAAATGTCTCTCAAGAGAAAGGATTTAGACTAA
- the LOC116025787 gene encoding 3beta-hydroxysteroid-dehydrogenase/decarboxylase isoform X1 produces MATDQDGLKTCVVLGGRSFVGRSLVGRLLRLGNWIVRVADSAISPELDASDSESDSLLSQALSSGLASYHRVDVRDKFQITKAIEGVSVVFYMDTMDSHPPDLLFCYAIIVQGAKNVISVCQECKVKRLIYNSRADVVFEKGLDIENGDESLPFAGKFENMFIDLKAQAEALILVANNVDGLLTCSLRPSYVFGPGDKQLLPMVVKMAKSWWAKFIIGRGDNRLDFTYVENLAHAHICAEEALTSKTTLVSGKAFFINNLEPMTLSLFTSLVLEGLGYQRPMLRLPSSVMKCILSHVKSIHLKINSGKLDDYATVYNFFDLALCSRTFNCSASQKYLRYSRIVPMEEAITTTVRLSPHLAKDSFFSRYADYDEESKVHKRLGGGKVAEVLLWRDEKITFAHFLLWFLIYYWFFLSGRTFVSSLAILLLLIATMLCGYSVLPPVVYGITVPRISWSCFEISEVDMRICVTTIGNMWNRMNHGTRLLAQGEDWCTFLKVAGLLYCLKLIVSLSLTAILGVALVLVFSVFFIYEQYEEEVDGVAKVLFSCGMSALSFLSRNSPMPLASILSNFEMSLKRKDLD; encoded by the exons ATGGCGACGGATCAAGATGGGTTGAAGACGTGTGTTGTTTTGGGAGGACGAAGCTTCGTTGGCCGATCGCTGGTCGGAAGGCTGTTGAGACTCGGTAACTGGATCGTCCGAGTTGCCGATTCCGCTATATCCCCCGAACTCGACGCCTCCGACTCTGAATCCGACTCGCTACTGTCCCAAGCCCTCTCCTCCGGCCTTGCCTCCTATCACCGCGTCGATGTTCGCGATAAGTTTCAGATCACCAAAG CTATTGAAGGTGTGTCAGTTGTATTCTATATGGATACTATGGATTCACACCCTCCCGATTTGTTGTTTTGCTATGCAATCATTGTTCAAG GTGCAAAAAATGTCATTAGTGTCTGCCAGGAGTGTAAAGTCAAGCGACTAATATACAACAGCCGTGCTGATGTTGTTTTTGAAAAGGGGCTTGATATTGAAAATGGTGACGAGTCCTTGCCTTTTGCTGGTAAA TTTGAGAACATGTTCATTGATCTTAAGGCTCAAGCTGAAGCTCTTATCTTAGTTGCTAACAATGTTGATGGCCTTCTTACATGTTCACTTCGTCCTAGCTATGTTTTTGGACCAGGGGATAAACAGCTTCTGCCAATGGTTGTGAAGATGGCAAAGTCTTGGTGGGCTAAG TTTATTATAGGGAGAGGTGATAATAGATTAGACTTCACCTATGTGGAGAATCTTGCCCATGCCCATATCTGTGCTGAAGAAGCTCTAACTTCCAAGACGACTCTTGTGTCTGGCAAG GCTTTCTTCATCAATAATCTTGAGCCTATGACACTGTCATTATTCACATCTCTGGTCTTGGAGGGATTGGGGTATCAAAG GCCAATGTTAAGGCTTCCTTCTAGTGTGATGAAATGCATTCTTTCTCATGTGAAGAGCATCCATTTAAAGATAAACAGTGGGAAGCTTGATGACTATGCAacagtttataatttttttgacttGGCATTGTGCAGTAGGACATTTAACTGCTCTGCGTCACAGAAGTATTTAAGATATTCTCGAATTGTTCCAATGGAA GAAGCAATTACAACAACTGTGAGGTTATCCCCTCATTTAGCGAAGGACTCGTTTTTTTCAAGGTATGCTGATTATGATGAAGAATCGAAAGTGCATAAGCGCTTAGGTGGTGGAAAAG TTGCAGAAGTTTTGCTTTGGAGAGATGAGAAGATTACATTCGCTCATTTTCTGCTATGGTTTTTGATATATTACTGGTTTTTCCTGTCTGGAAGAACTTTTGTTTCATCTCTTGCCATTCTTTTGCTGCTAATTGCTACGATGCTTTGTGGATACAGCGTTCTGCCACCAGTCGT ATATGGGATCACTGTTCCAAGAATATCGTGGTCTTGTTTTGAGATTTCAGAAGTGGATATGAGAATATGTGTCACAACAATAGGCAATATGTGGAATAGAATGAATCACGGAACAAGGTTGCTAGCCCAAGGAGAAGACTGGTGTACGTTTCTGAAG GTGGCAGGGCTTCTGTACTGTTTGAAGCTGATTGTTTCACTTTCATTGACTGCTATCCTTGGCGTAG CCCTAGTCCTGGTGTTCTCAGTTTTCTTCATTTATGAGCAATACGAGGAGGAAGTTGATGGGGTGGCCAAGGTTTTATTCAGCTGTGGAATGAGTGCCCTTTCATTTTTGTCAAGGAACTCGCCCATGCCCTTGGCCTCGATCCTCTCCAACTTTGAAATGTCTCTCAAGAGAAAGGATTTAGACTAA
- the LOC116025787 gene encoding 3beta-hydroxysteroid-dehydrogenase/decarboxylase isoform X2 has translation MFAISFRSPKLLKVCQLYSIWILWIHTLPICCFAMQSLFKNRMVCPSGAKNVISVCQECKVKRLIYNSRADVVFEKGLDIENGDESLPFAGKFENMFIDLKAQAEALILVANNVDGLLTCSLRPSYVFGPGDKQLLPMVVKMAKSWWAKFIIGRGDNRLDFTYVENLAHAHICAEEALTSKTTLVSGKAFFINNLEPMTLSLFTSLVLEGLGYQRPMLRLPSSVMKCILSHVKSIHLKINSGKLDDYATVYNFFDLALCSRTFNCSASQKYLRYSRIVPMEEAITTTVRLSPHLAKDSFFSRYADYDEESKVHKRLGGGKVAEVLLWRDEKITFAHFLLWFLIYYWFFLSGRTFVSSLAILLLLIATMLCGYSVLPPVVYGITVPRISWSCFEISEVDMRICVTTIGNMWNRMNHGTRLLAQGEDWCTFLKVAGLLYCLKLIVSLSLTAILGVALVLVFSVFFIYEQYEEEVDGVAKVLFSCGMSALSFLSRNSPMPLASILSNFEMSLKRKDLD, from the exons ATGTTCGCGATAAGTTTCAGATCACCAAAG CTATTGAAGGTGTGTCAGTTGTATTCTATATGGATACTATGGATTCACACCCTCCCGATTTGTTGTTTTGCTATGCAATCATTGTTCAAG AATAGAATGGTTTGTCCATCAGGTGCAAAAAATGTCATTAGTGTCTGCCAGGAGTGTAAAGTCAAGCGACTAATATACAACAGCCGTGCTGATGTTGTTTTTGAAAAGGGGCTTGATATTGAAAATGGTGACGAGTCCTTGCCTTTTGCTGGTAAA TTTGAGAACATGTTCATTGATCTTAAGGCTCAAGCTGAAGCTCTTATCTTAGTTGCTAACAATGTTGATGGCCTTCTTACATGTTCACTTCGTCCTAGCTATGTTTTTGGACCAGGGGATAAACAGCTTCTGCCAATGGTTGTGAAGATGGCAAAGTCTTGGTGGGCTAAG TTTATTATAGGGAGAGGTGATAATAGATTAGACTTCACCTATGTGGAGAATCTTGCCCATGCCCATATCTGTGCTGAAGAAGCTCTAACTTCCAAGACGACTCTTGTGTCTGGCAAG GCTTTCTTCATCAATAATCTTGAGCCTATGACACTGTCATTATTCACATCTCTGGTCTTGGAGGGATTGGGGTATCAAAG GCCAATGTTAAGGCTTCCTTCTAGTGTGATGAAATGCATTCTTTCTCATGTGAAGAGCATCCATTTAAAGATAAACAGTGGGAAGCTTGATGACTATGCAacagtttataatttttttgacttGGCATTGTGCAGTAGGACATTTAACTGCTCTGCGTCACAGAAGTATTTAAGATATTCTCGAATTGTTCCAATGGAA GAAGCAATTACAACAACTGTGAGGTTATCCCCTCATTTAGCGAAGGACTCGTTTTTTTCAAGGTATGCTGATTATGATGAAGAATCGAAAGTGCATAAGCGCTTAGGTGGTGGAAAAG TTGCAGAAGTTTTGCTTTGGAGAGATGAGAAGATTACATTCGCTCATTTTCTGCTATGGTTTTTGATATATTACTGGTTTTTCCTGTCTGGAAGAACTTTTGTTTCATCTCTTGCCATTCTTTTGCTGCTAATTGCTACGATGCTTTGTGGATACAGCGTTCTGCCACCAGTCGT ATATGGGATCACTGTTCCAAGAATATCGTGGTCTTGTTTTGAGATTTCAGAAGTGGATATGAGAATATGTGTCACAACAATAGGCAATATGTGGAATAGAATGAATCACGGAACAAGGTTGCTAGCCCAAGGAGAAGACTGGTGTACGTTTCTGAAG GTGGCAGGGCTTCTGTACTGTTTGAAGCTGATTGTTTCACTTTCATTGACTGCTATCCTTGGCGTAG CCCTAGTCCTGGTGTTCTCAGTTTTCTTCATTTATGAGCAATACGAGGAGGAAGTTGATGGGGTGGCCAAGGTTTTATTCAGCTGTGGAATGAGTGCCCTTTCATTTTTGTCAAGGAACTCGCCCATGCCCTTGGCCTCGATCCTCTCCAACTTTGAAATGTCTCTCAAGAGAAAGGATTTAGACTAA
- the LOC116025787 gene encoding 3beta-hydroxysteroid-dehydrogenase/decarboxylase isoform X3 encodes MVCPSGAKNVISVCQECKVKRLIYNSRADVVFEKGLDIENGDESLPFAGKFENMFIDLKAQAEALILVANNVDGLLTCSLRPSYVFGPGDKQLLPMVVKMAKSWWAKFIIGRGDNRLDFTYVENLAHAHICAEEALTSKTTLVSGKAFFINNLEPMTLSLFTSLVLEGLGYQRPMLRLPSSVMKCILSHVKSIHLKINSGKLDDYATVYNFFDLALCSRTFNCSASQKYLRYSRIVPMEEAITTTVRLSPHLAKDSFFSRYADYDEESKVHKRLGGGKVAEVLLWRDEKITFAHFLLWFLIYYWFFLSGRTFVSSLAILLLLIATMLCGYSVLPPVVYGITVPRISWSCFEISEVDMRICVTTIGNMWNRMNHGTRLLAQGEDWCTFLKVAGLLYCLKLIVSLSLTAILGVALVLVFSVFFIYEQYEEEVDGVAKVLFSCGMSALSFLSRNSPMPLASILSNFEMSLKRKDLD; translated from the exons ATGGTTTGTCCATCAGGTGCAAAAAATGTCATTAGTGTCTGCCAGGAGTGTAAAGTCAAGCGACTAATATACAACAGCCGTGCTGATGTTGTTTTTGAAAAGGGGCTTGATATTGAAAATGGTGACGAGTCCTTGCCTTTTGCTGGTAAA TTTGAGAACATGTTCATTGATCTTAAGGCTCAAGCTGAAGCTCTTATCTTAGTTGCTAACAATGTTGATGGCCTTCTTACATGTTCACTTCGTCCTAGCTATGTTTTTGGACCAGGGGATAAACAGCTTCTGCCAATGGTTGTGAAGATGGCAAAGTCTTGGTGGGCTAAG TTTATTATAGGGAGAGGTGATAATAGATTAGACTTCACCTATGTGGAGAATCTTGCCCATGCCCATATCTGTGCTGAAGAAGCTCTAACTTCCAAGACGACTCTTGTGTCTGGCAAG GCTTTCTTCATCAATAATCTTGAGCCTATGACACTGTCATTATTCACATCTCTGGTCTTGGAGGGATTGGGGTATCAAAG GCCAATGTTAAGGCTTCCTTCTAGTGTGATGAAATGCATTCTTTCTCATGTGAAGAGCATCCATTTAAAGATAAACAGTGGGAAGCTTGATGACTATGCAacagtttataatttttttgacttGGCATTGTGCAGTAGGACATTTAACTGCTCTGCGTCACAGAAGTATTTAAGATATTCTCGAATTGTTCCAATGGAA GAAGCAATTACAACAACTGTGAGGTTATCCCCTCATTTAGCGAAGGACTCGTTTTTTTCAAGGTATGCTGATTATGATGAAGAATCGAAAGTGCATAAGCGCTTAGGTGGTGGAAAAG TTGCAGAAGTTTTGCTTTGGAGAGATGAGAAGATTACATTCGCTCATTTTCTGCTATGGTTTTTGATATATTACTGGTTTTTCCTGTCTGGAAGAACTTTTGTTTCATCTCTTGCCATTCTTTTGCTGCTAATTGCTACGATGCTTTGTGGATACAGCGTTCTGCCACCAGTCGT ATATGGGATCACTGTTCCAAGAATATCGTGGTCTTGTTTTGAGATTTCAGAAGTGGATATGAGAATATGTGTCACAACAATAGGCAATATGTGGAATAGAATGAATCACGGAACAAGGTTGCTAGCCCAAGGAGAAGACTGGTGTACGTTTCTGAAG GTGGCAGGGCTTCTGTACTGTTTGAAGCTGATTGTTTCACTTTCATTGACTGCTATCCTTGGCGTAG CCCTAGTCCTGGTGTTCTCAGTTTTCTTCATTTATGAGCAATACGAGGAGGAAGTTGATGGGGTGGCCAAGGTTTTATTCAGCTGTGGAATGAGTGCCCTTTCATTTTTGTCAAGGAACTCGCCCATGCCCTTGGCCTCGATCCTCTCCAACTTTGAAATGTCTCTCAAGAGAAAGGATTTAGACTAA
- the LOC116025883 gene encoding uncharacterized protein LOC116025883 produces the protein MERAITAVNRVASSNTVVNVFLLSVFGALSARSLKHQWDIEALEAEKNALLKSNKEMRKTMWDWKQQLYAEAEAEAVSSRALVPLSKLKAIYGDQDTAASNPPPFRSVDGNSEGGGKAPGSRFII, from the exons ATGGAGAGGGCAATAACCGCCGTGAACAGGGTGGCGAGCAGCAACACGGTGGTGAACGTGTTTCTGTTGAGCGTATTCGGGGCGCTGAGTGCTAGGTCGTTGAAGCATCAGTGGGATATCGAGGCGTTGGAGGCGGAGAAGAACGCTCTGCTTAAATCCAACAAGGAAATGAGGAAGACCATGTGGGACTGGAAGCAGCAGCTCTACGCCGAGGCCGAGGCCGAGGCTGTCTCCTCTCGAGCCCTCGTCCCCCTTTCCAAGCTCAAAGCCATTTACGGTGATCAAGACACCGCCGCCTCTAATCCCCCTCCCTTCCGTTCTGTCG ATGGAAATTCAGAGGGAGGTGGTAAAGCACCAGGTTCAAGATTTATAATCTAA